Proteins encoded together in one Qingshengfaniella alkalisoli window:
- a CDS encoding DUF2971 domain-containing protein → MKVFQLAWASMQPDSNRKLYKFSGPTEYALQNLENGVIFCQHYSAYNDPFEFWSNIYEGIPDPKLEPERFLAAASAWGFPANSVDELMADRGFFENMEEYFDECQHYAPPFGAMRQGIRVACFGSEQDNLLMWSHYGDGLRGFCIVFDEPSIANADPDGYLFDVAYLQAPPTVDSLVYGIAWDQDWFSQTAIDETTTAIEFQGRKELQAEIPMYEEAGAEAVRMMHDIWRHAFGTKPAEWSYERERRLLVQSDRDDELPILRKYPADAITQIVVGERMPSDYRRRLEGVLSKNYGSVPISTARRSPSTYRLEIERAEVRRRASVE, encoded by the coding sequence ATGAAGGTTTTTCAACTGGCGTGGGCGTCGATGCAACCTGACTCGAACAGGAAGCTGTACAAGTTCAGTGGTCCAACCGAGTACGCTCTTCAGAACCTGGAGAACGGGGTGATTTTTTGTCAGCACTACTCAGCTTACAATGATCCATTCGAGTTCTGGAGTAACATCTACGAAGGCATTCCCGATCCAAAGCTCGAACCAGAAAGATTTCTTGCCGCTGCATCGGCGTGGGGATTTCCGGCGAACTCAGTCGACGAGCTGATGGCTGATCGAGGATTCTTTGAGAACATGGAAGAGTACTTTGACGAGTGCCAGCACTATGCGCCGCCATTTGGAGCAATGCGGCAAGGTATTCGCGTTGCCTGCTTCGGTTCCGAACAGGACAATTTGCTGATGTGGTCCCACTATGGCGACGGTCTTCGCGGGTTCTGCATCGTGTTCGACGAACCTTCGATCGCGAATGCTGACCCCGACGGCTACTTGTTTGATGTGGCCTATCTGCAGGCGCCGCCCACTGTAGACAGCTTGGTTTACGGGATAGCTTGGGATCAAGACTGGTTCAGCCAGACCGCTATCGATGAAACAACGACAGCGATCGAATTCCAAGGCAGGAAGGAATTGCAGGCGGAAATTCCGATGTACGAAGAAGCTGGCGCTGAAGCTGTCAGGATGATGCATGATATCTGGCGGCACGCCTTCGGTACCAAGCCTGCCGAATGGAGCTACGAACGCGAACGACGTTTGTTGGTGCAGTCTGATCGTGACGACGAATTGCCGATCCTGCGCAAGTACCCCGCTGACGCCATCACGCAAATCGTGGTGGGCGAGAGGATGCCATCCGATTACCGACGCCGCCTCGAAGGCGTTCTGTCGAAAAACTACGGCAGTGTACCAATCTCGACCGCGCGACGGTCACCGTCGACTTACCGCTTGGAAATCGAGCGAGCCGAGGTTCGGCGAAGAGCTTCTGTTGAATGA
- a CDS encoding DNA cytosine methyltransferase, translating into MSKPVQIIDLFSGPGGLGEGFSSCMQADGSRAYKISVSIEKDSAAHKTLRLRAFLRQFSEFPPEYYSWISGKHDCPDWKNLYPREWNAAENEAVCAELGKAATAALLSERISETNRTAGDRTLLIGGPPCQAYSLAGRSRNAGIEDYRPKDDERNFLYREYCRVLNELSPAVFVMENVKGMLSSSVEGLAIFEQVMSDLQHAGPGYRLMSLSANIQPGDHPEPKDFVVRTEDHGVPQARHRVIIVGIRSDIDAGSVLRLRRQNTKAQVKDMLTGLPRLRSGLSRRDDEHAWYDAVVDAIEAVGQITREYPGENFRSFRDELDRVEERLLATSQMGRTNHARKPLSRKLQPELAAFLDDPNLIGVSGHETRGHMPSDLARYLYAACFAKAEGLSPRAHQFPDILAPNHKNWKTGKFNDRFRVQVGNAPASTVTSHISKDGHYFIHPDPTQCRSLTVREAARLQTFPDNYHFMGNRTEQFVQVGNAVPPFLAGQIAQVLLPIFDSL; encoded by the coding sequence GTGTCAAAACCCGTTCAGATAATTGATCTATTCTCCGGCCCGGGCGGCCTTGGCGAGGGATTTTCATCGTGCATGCAGGCGGATGGTTCTCGTGCCTACAAGATTTCTGTGTCGATTGAGAAGGATAGTGCTGCGCACAAGACACTCCGACTTCGCGCGTTCTTGCGTCAGTTCAGCGAGTTTCCACCCGAGTACTATTCATGGATTTCCGGAAAGCACGACTGCCCGGATTGGAAGAACCTCTATCCGCGTGAATGGAATGCCGCCGAGAATGAGGCCGTTTGCGCGGAGCTTGGGAAGGCAGCAACCGCCGCGCTCTTGTCGGAGAGGATTTCCGAAACCAACAGAACAGCAGGCGATCGAACGCTTTTGATCGGTGGTCCGCCTTGCCAAGCATACTCTCTTGCCGGGCGCTCACGTAACGCAGGGATTGAGGACTACCGACCGAAAGACGATGAGCGCAACTTCCTCTATCGCGAATATTGTCGTGTATTGAATGAGTTGAGCCCCGCAGTGTTCGTAATGGAGAACGTCAAGGGCATGCTCTCTTCGTCTGTCGAGGGGCTGGCGATCTTCGAACAGGTCATGTCTGATCTCCAACATGCTGGTCCTGGCTACAGACTCATGTCCTTGTCGGCCAACATCCAGCCGGGAGATCATCCCGAACCGAAGGATTTCGTTGTTCGCACCGAAGACCACGGAGTGCCGCAGGCACGCCACAGAGTGATCATCGTTGGCATCAGATCGGATATTGACGCGGGTTCCGTGCTCAGACTTCGTCGGCAGAACACTAAGGCGCAGGTCAAGGACATGTTGACCGGATTGCCGCGGCTGAGAAGTGGTTTAAGCAGACGCGACGACGAACATGCCTGGTATGACGCTGTTGTCGATGCGATCGAAGCCGTTGGTCAGATCACTCGAGAATACCCAGGCGAGAACTTTCGCAGTTTTCGAGATGAGTTGGATCGTGTCGAGGAACGATTGCTGGCAACGTCGCAGATGGGCCGAACGAACCACGCGAGAAAACCCCTATCAAGGAAACTGCAGCCAGAGCTTGCCGCGTTCCTCGACGACCCGAACCTGATAGGCGTTTCGGGTCACGAAACCCGTGGGCACATGCCGTCCGATCTTGCCCGATATCTGTATGCCGCCTGTTTCGCGAAGGCGGAGGGCCTAAGCCCGCGTGCGCATCAGTTTCCAGACATCTTGGCGCCGAACCACAAGAACTGGAAAACGGGCAAGTTCAACGACCGGTTTCGAGTCCAAGTTGGCAATGCTCCGGCTTCGACGGTAACGAGCCACATTTCGAAGGATGGTCACTACTTCATTCACCCCGACCCGACGCAGTGTCGCAGTCTGACTGTACGCGAGGCTGCGCGGTTGCAGACCTTCCCAGACAACTACCATTTCATGGGTAATCGCACCGAACAGTTCGTGCAGGTCGGGAACGCCGTGCCGCCGTTTCTTGCGGGGCAGATTGCACAGGTACTATTGCCGATCTTTGACAGTCTCTAG
- a CDS encoding very short patch repair endonuclease: MVDIVDARTRSQMMSNIRGKDTKPELALRRALHARGFRFRLHVKDVPGRPDIVFPKYRAVVFVHGCFWHRHAGCRYATVPKTRAEFWKTKFAANVSRDAAVHDKLTRKGWRVATVWECALRNPKALTQTAEMVATWLKSDEPEMELGELQVEPH, translated from the coding sequence ATGGTAGACATCGTTGATGCCAGAACCCGCTCACAGATGATGAGCAACATTCGCGGCAAGGATACAAAGCCCGAGCTTGCTCTCAGAAGGGCTCTTCACGCGCGGGGTTTTCGATTCCGGCTGCATGTGAAGGATGTCCCCGGAAGGCCTGACATCGTGTTTCCAAAGTATCGCGCGGTCGTGTTCGTTCATGGGTGCTTCTGGCACCGTCATGCCGGTTGTCGATATGCAACCGTCCCCAAGACCCGTGCGGAATTCTGGAAGACGAAATTCGCCGCAAACGTATCAAGAGACGCTGCGGTCCACGACAAGTTGACCAGGAAGGGGTGGCGAGTTGCCACCGTTTGGGAATGCGCTTTGCGGAACCCCAAAGCATTGACGCAAACGGCAGAGATGGTGGCAACTTGGCTCAAGTCAGATGAGCCTGAAATGGAACTTGGCGAGCTTCAGGTCGAGCCGCATTAG